GATGCACTCACGCTGAAAATTTATCAAATTTTAGAAAGGGTTTTAGATGACAGTATGTTAGTAAGCCTAAATATTTACATCTGCatgcatttgaaattaaaatacatttggGCAGATATATTTTGGACAGGTTAACTTCACTGAATTGTTGTATCAGATGAGGAATTTATTAATCTGTATACCTAGGGTTAGTTGCACAGTATGTTTCTCAACTTAAAAGAAACCCATTTACAAACACTTTCAAAATTGCTGCATGCTATTTATATGTTGCACTGAAGCAAAGTTTGGCTTAAGCAgctttatcttatttaaaacatatcAATTTAAAAAGATCTACAACTGTATTATACACTGTTTCAGtaaactgattatctaaatagTTTTAAGGCCTAAAGTGTTTcaaattagaaatgttttgtgcaaCTGACCACTGGTCCCTAATAGAGGAGATTTTGatgctggttttgtttttaaattttttttttgcttattacagctaaaattaatttgttctttgctttctGAAGACTTTGAGACACAGGGTTCAAATTGAAATCTtgcacacaacaaaaacactaCAAAATTGCATGGCTGAGACTATGTTCTTAACAGAAATGATACTTCTTCCATTttccccagtggagcacaggtTAGAGTACAAGAATGCAtggttatttctttattaaaataaggccattttgcgtttttttcttggatttttttcttctgctcatAATATATAGGGGAAGCTGGTCTTGCTTGGTTTTGCGCAATTACTATGTCTATCacataatttgaaaaaattaaagttattcCAGAATGATCTCCATTTGTCAAACCCAACATGCCGTGCCATTACTTAGCCCACGACAGTGCGTAAAAAGCTCTCTCGGGGTCGACCCTAAAGTCTACAAGGAAGTGTCTGTCTGGTCTTCTAGCATCCGGCATGACACCGGTTTCAAACCGGTCCAAACGGAATGCGAATGGAATGTCTTTCTTCATGACGATGCTTTATGTACAGATCCCTTAGTTTGGCATCTTAATTCAGATCAGCAGCTGAAGTAAGCAAACTTTGGATCGTATGTTTCATTTCTCATTAAttcattatgattttttttaattatttttattgtctgccACCGATACCGGTTCAGTCGACTGTAGCAGACGAATCTTCGTtcatgttaaaatatatatatatatgctaaacagcagtgttttttaaaatacattttcaacaataataatggagATCGACATATGTACTTACCATTTTGGTGGGTCTGAAAGTTTTGATCGAAAAGTGAATAAGTGAAAACGAGACAAAATCTCTCACTGAGACTTAACGGGTCCGACGTGAGAGGTGGATGTGGCTGATGCcgcggctgtgcgcgtgcttttATCACCTTCCTCTCGTGTTTTAAATCCCGCTTGCTGATTGGTCCGTGCTGACCCCGAGTGCATCTTATGACAATTCAAATGAGTCATTCTTGGAATGCGGTGTAGTCGATGCAGCAGCCGCCTGTATTGATCTGACGAAGCTGCCACATCATGACTGCCACTATCGCTGTCTAGTCAAAGGTCACCAAGACAACAGCCGATGAATCCCTGAAGAGACCAAGAGTGTTGTGTGCGGAACACGTCTATATATAGATCCCGTAGACATTTTTGTGTCTCCGTGTATGAGAGGTCAAAAGATGGAGGTGGAATGGTGAAAACAACACTTGGATGTGTTTATGTAagaggtgtgtgggtgtttgtgtccCTGCATGAGATACGCACACGTGTAAAGGCACATGTGTGAATGACTGTGCGTACCAAAAAACTACTAGCGTTTCCATGCAGGCGTTAAGGGTTATCGCACTTTTAACAACGTACGGCAGTTCATCTCGTATCCTTCTTTAAACGTATGAGTAAACGTTAATTGGTGGTTATAATAATAGTTAATAAAAGTAACTCCGTACCTGCCTCGTATTCGTGAAAATTAAGTGCTTTACTAATGAGAATTTGAAATACATTTGtgcatcacagaaaaaaaaaaagatataaaaggcTCGATCCTTCGATCCTCGATCTGCACGCTGCATGCGCTGAATCATGATgtgtaatgttatattttgtgACAGTAATCTGGTCACACATGTTTCCGATCGCAGAGTAAATGTGTCAAAGTGACAATTGAATGAACAGTTTGTTCGAGTCAGAAGAAATGTATCagcaaaattatgttttgttccTGTTCCATTTTAAGTGTGTAATCCGTAAGCGCAcacacaattatatatatattcgtacGCGTACACAGAAAAccgtgtattttttctttttcaaggcTAGAGAGCGAGACCAAAATTGTGAGCATATCACATTATCGACCACCGTACGTACTACAAAGCCGTTCGTACATTATTTTCACTGTCCCGTTTAAACTATATAGCTGGTGGCATGTTGCAAGAATGAATCACTAATCGCTTTTGTTTGCAACCACCACTGTCGTGCACTTGATTGATGATCAAGTCCACGATGACATattccaaaaagaaaagatcgACGTAATTCGAATAAATGTTTGGTAACTAtcttaaatattataatttatatcatTTGCCTTTTAGAGGACAAAATTGTGGCAGATGCAGGTAGCCATTCACACTGCCAGTGAAGGATGTTTGTCAGCGTTaggaaactgaaacaaaaactgacCCTGCTGACGCCTGCATGGCTCTCGGGCAGGGTTGGGGGAGTGGGGGATGGGGAACAGATACGCGGACTTGAGGAAACCTTTGCAGCCAACAGGATGACTCAgaccatgtcacgtgaccagcatgATGCTCTAGCCCCCACGAGCCGGCGGAATAACCCGCCGACGCCAGTAGGTGCAGTGCACAGAATCACTCACGACAGACGCTTCATCGTCTCAGTGAGCCGTTCgccacataatttttttccatcacTTTCATCTGCTTCTTTCGTCGACGCCCACAACCTAATCATCAACCATGGTAAGTACAATATGTGATTATACTGAACAGAGTAAGAGAACTGTCTGGGCTTTGTTTAACAGAACGGGAGGAGGTCGCCTCCAAAAATTGCATGTCTGCCACTGTGCATGCGCCATCTTCTCGCttttaaaaatgagaatgaaGACAGATCGCCTTCATAATCTAAACAAACTctaatgtaaaaaagaaaaacaatctacATCATGACAGACGTTTTAATTGTAATGCGTGTTGTAGGCTTGCATGCTTAAATTTAAACCCATCAGTACATGCAGTGGGACCATGTCAGGGCAGAATTAATGCCCTCGGTGCTGTCTCAATGAACCAGTGTCGGATGATTCCATTCTTCCTTGCGTCCAATTTCTCTGCCGTTCATTCCCTTCTTCAAGTGAACGCGTCGGTTGGCCAAGCGATACGCGCGTGGTCTGGTCGCAGTGCAAGTCATTTAAATAACAGAGCTACGGTGTATGATCCGAGAAGAAAGGATGGAGCGTGTAGCGCTGGGCGGAAAATGAAGTTGCAGCAGCTGCCACTGCTAGCAAGAGCCGCGGGCCCCGGCGCACATACCGCGCGTGTTGTAATGAGCGCAGCAAACTGCCGCCTTCTCTTGATGTGCGGCAGTAAGTAGACGAAAATTTGCTGCAGTGTCGGTGTCTGTGGCAGGCGGTTTCTCCCCCGCTACTCCTCCCGGGCGACGAGGCAGGGCGCCAACCTGTGCAGCGAAACCTAACGACAACCTAACCGTCCATAACGGCAGGAGGGTTGAATCCGACCGACCGCATTATCATAGATCGATGAGAAGAGACCCTCTTTGTCGGTCACCCGGCAGTGGACAAAGCTgcataatgacgatgatgacgacggaACCATCGCACGACAGTCGGTTGTGGCTGCCATTCCATTATCCCGCCGTGCAGGCTGATAGAGAGAGGGGGAACTGAGGACGGGATGGAGGAGTCTTTTGTCGAGGGAAGTGGTGATGAAGACTTGCGTAACTCGACTAGCAAGTGGCGGGCTGGATGCAGCAAAGGGGAAGTAGTGAACAGGAAGGCATATGGAACGTGTAAAATAATATATGCCTTCTAGTTGCTGACACTGGCAGCAATGTCCCTGTTGATAAAACTGGAGCATCCTCAGCTTCTGTTTGATATTTTGCATCCAGGCCTGTCTATATAGACGGCGCAAAACGGATGATTTCACCAATTCTTTTAATAAActgtgttcttgtgtgtgttaATTGGATGGGAATAAGTACCCCCAGCAGTAGgatttaaacagtttttgacACAAATAGAGCAGGCTCTTCTCAAACATCCTCCACCATAAATCGAATCAACAATCAGATGCGAGAGGCGGACATACCAGTGTCAAGACGAATACGACTGCGGTGTGTCACGCCAAGTTTTCTCGTCGTTACTCAAGTCATGCAGCACGTGCAGGCTGGGAGACGAGACGGCTGTGGAGGATGGGGTGAGTGGGGAGAATGTTGTAGGGAGGAGAGTGAGTGATGGAGATCGAGTTGTAGGGCGGCAGCTAGTGATTAAACAGGTGCAGGGTGGGAAGGGTAGGGACACAAGCAGCGTACTGTGGTTAACCCTGTATCTGATTCCTGCAACAGTTCTCCCATTTCTTTCATCggttttattattatcacataTCCTTTCGCTCCTCGGGATAGATTTAAGCATTGTTTTCATTACCGTAAAAAAGTCTGAATTCCCAGACGAGAGCTTACAAACTGGTAATCTATTACATATCTCGCCACATGTTTAGATATCTAACAACAATTATTCATTCATGTCCGTGAAGGGTGGGGGTTTCTCGGTAACCTAAAGAGCTTTGTTTGTCcttcaaaatattgaaaacagttAAAAACCTGACGACCGAATGCGACAGTCGTAAGGTTCAAGACATGCTATATACACATTGTTTGCAGCTGTTTGGCACGGAGCGGTTTAAAATTTCGTTTATTGCAAATGGGAGTGGAGAGTGAGGATGTGGAAAGCCTCGTGAATTGAGAAAAGTGGGAGTTCTGTTCGTCTGGTTCATTGCTAAGACATTAGGAGCAGCACCTGACAGGCATTAAATGCTAGTAATGGACTGTTTTTCCTGTTACTTTTAACGTAGTGTCTTGTTTTCAAATCTTAATTCTTGCTCAAATTCTTCATTTACCCAGCAGTAATTTGTAgacaattttacagaaaaattggGACAGATCCTTGATTACACTATAGCAATTTTGcagacaggtttttttttccagagtaGGGATTTGATAACACGGCAGATATTTGAGATATTTGCAGACAGTTTTATGGAAGAGTAGGgacatcagtttttttctttcagagaCAGATCCACCAATGCAAAATTCGCGGATAATTTTCTAGAATAGGGGAGGCAGATCCACCAAAGCCTTGATTATATCGCAGTAATGTGTGAAGAATTTTCAGGAAGAGTAGAGActtcaattttcttctttctgcttcaGCGGGAATGCATCTCTGTCCACGTTGGCCAAGCCGGTGTGCAGATGGGCAATGCATGCTGGGAGCTGTATTGCCTGGAACACGGTATCCAGCCTGATGGCCAGATGCCCTCAGATAAGACCATAGGTGGCGGTGATGACTCCTTCAACACCTTCTTCAGCGAGACTAGCTCAGGGAAACATGTGCCGAGAGTTGTCTTTGTTGACTTGGAACCAACTGTAATAGGTCAGAGGTTGTTATTGCGAGTGTGCATGCCTTCCTCTGGAGAACGAGttaataatatacaaaatgaGTAAATTGCAAGCTGTCTTGGCTTGTGGTAgaaaatttatatgaaaaaatgtaatataaaaataaaatgtataaaaaaaaatcgtatgtCTATCAACTAACGAATAAAGTTGGTCGTATGTTTTGTTAAGGtcaaaaaatgtgttaatgGCTCAGTTTCAATCCCGTGTAAACAGTTGATTTCTTTGAACAGTAACGCTCTaagatcaaaatattttttccagatgAAATTCGTACGGGTACCTATAGGCAACTGTTCCATCCGGAACAGCTTGTGACAGGCAAGGAGGATGCAGCCAACAACTACGCCCGTGGTCACTACACCATCGGCAAGGAGATTGTTGACCTTGTGCTGGACCGCATCCGCAAGCTGGCTGACCAATGTACTGGTCTTCAAGGTTTCCTCATTTTTCACTCGTTCGGTGGCGGCACCGGGTCTGGCTTCACATCATTGCTCATGGAACGTTTATCGGTTGATTATGGCAAAAAATCTAAGCTGGAGTTCTCCATCTACCCGGCTCCTCAGGTGCGCCATCTTCTCCCGCTGACTTGAGTTCCATAAATCAAACACTTCCCATACTACCACCATTCTCCACAttcatttatcactattttaGCTTCATGCATTTAATAAAAGGGATTTTCCAAGTTaggtaatttttaaataatccgAGCAAATAATATAAGTATATGATTATTGAGTTTAGTAAGGGAGTTTGGAGAGCTGTCTAGTATCATTGTATTACTGTGAGGTCCTCAGCAtctcaaaaaagtttttctacATCCACTTGCAATACTTATTTGAAAGTTGCCTTTTGCTGAGATAAAAGCTTCGATCATTTTCTACCTGATTTTGTGAGATTCTCAGTATTCTAAATGTTTGTTTCCAGATAGCCACAGCAGTTGTGGAGCCTTATAATTCCATCCTTACCACCCATACCACTCTAGAACATTCAGATTGCGCTTTCATGGTCGATAACGAGGCCATCTACGACATCTGTCGCCGGAACCTGGATATCGAGCGCCCTACCTACACCAACCTCAACCGCCTCATCGGTCAGATCGTCTCCTCCATCACCGCCTCCTTGCGCTTCGACGGCGCCCTTAACGTTGACCTGACAGAGTTCCAGACTAACCTGGTGCCCTACCCCCGCATCCACTTCCCCCTGGCCACCTACGCCCCTGTCATCTCTGCTGAAAAGGCCTACCACGAGCAGTTGTCCGTGGCCGAGATCACCAACGCCTGCTTCGAGCCAGCCAATCAGCTGGTGAAGTGCGACCCTCGTCACGGCAAGTACATGGCCTGCTGCATGCTGTACCGCGGTGATGTTGTTCCCAAGGATGTCAACGCTGCCATCGCCAGCATCAAGACCAAGCGCACCATTCAGTTCGTCGACTGGTGCCCAACTGGTTTCAAGGTGAGTCAAAATTAAAGTCGCCAGGACtctcattaatttgtttttgagtAGTGTGGACGGTGAACAAAACTAAGTAGGGGTGAGGAACACGGTATCAGATTTCGAGATACATGTATTAGTTTCCATTATGGTCATGAAACCAACAAGAAGGAAAGTCTACAAAGTggttgtttttatctttgttcgCTTCTGGTCTTCTTATATTAGATAATAGTTTTTAATCTGGCTTATTTTCCCGACAGGTGGGTATCAACTACCAGCCTCCCACAGTGGTGCCTGGCGGTGACCTGGCCAAGGTGCAGCGCGCCGTGTGCATGTTGAGCAACACCACGGCCATCGCCGAGGCCTGGGCTCGTCTTGACCACAAGTTTGACCTGATGTACGCCAAGCGAGCCTTCGTGCACTGGTACGTGGGGGAGGGCATGGAGGAGGGCGAGTTCTCCGAGGCACGTGAGGATCTGGCAGCCCTGGAGAAGGACTACGAGGAGGTGGGAGTGGATTCTGCTGAAGCCGAAGGTGACGCGGAGGGCGAAGAGTACTAACTTCCAAGAGTACAAAGCATCTCAGATGTGTATATACATCCGCACAGttccaaaaaaaataaagtcttgcACAAGATCTCTTTCATACCAATTCCTGGTGTACATCAAGAAACATTGCCTATTTGCAGTATTAAAGTACTTGTGTACCTTTTGCACTGAAGAGGTTTGATATTGCAAGTATTAAATGATTCTTGGAAACTGAAATATACTGAAAGCTTGacttttttgttaatattgtgTAAAATCGATGAAGCATGAGTATGGGAAGAATTCTGTTTCCCGTTCCGTGTATTTACTGTTTGCTTGTTGTCTGCCTGTATGTCCTTCTATGTAGATATCTGCCCTAGTGATGCATTCTCCGTCCCAAGCgtgatatttaacaaaaaatgcgaaagagagagagaaatcaagAAGCAGGCTAATCGAACCACCACAGCCAGCAACACAGGAAACGGAAATTTCTATTCTCGCACTTATCACCGTTCCCAGCCTGTAGCTCGTTATCTTGACGCAACAATCTTCCTCTGTCCtctgtgctttttatttgttttaaatttcaatttCCTCTCCGACACCTTTCATGTTAGATcgccaaagttttttttccccccttgcTAGCTTCAttcaaggttgtttttttaatggcgAATGAAGGGTGCTCACCAATACTTTGGCCATCGAGAACTCTAAAGcattactaaaacaaaaaattcgtgTCATAACATACAGACTTTGTATCTATTATTAGTTCAGACCTGCACCGAACTTCAGCATTCTCTCCATCGGCAGCCTCTCGCTTATCCCTAACATCGCTTTAATACATCATTCTATTTGCCTAGAGTCATCTGCCTTGTCCTCCATCACCTCAAATATTCAACAGTCCAGTCTGGCTAGCACAAGGCTGAAATATTACCCATGTCTTATTTTGCTtggttttacacacacatttctctttctAAAGACGGGCAAGTGAACTAAAGGGATGAGGATGATAAAAAGATTTACTGCACATTAAAACATAGATAATCATCAGTTACAGACTGCATCCTGCCACACTAATCAGCATCCAGTTCCCACCAGAATGGAAAGCGACGTACGTAGTTCTCGAGAAAATCGTTAAACAACTCGAATGTCTATCTGTTCTACTCCTTTATAGCGCACGTGACCACACTAACATCGGAGCGAGGGCTCTGGGGACTGTATCGCGGCTGCTGACAACGACTGACATTAATGTAATGGCATTCTCATGACAGTAGAAGCAAAGGAATCGAGCTACACGTGATGCTTGGCAATGGGTCTCCTGAATGTGTAATTCGAACCTCCTGCTGTGAAAGTTGATAGGGTGTCTGGATTGTCAGAGGCTGAACATTCCGAGGACTGAGTCGGATGAAGAATTCCGCACCACATACCCAAATCTCTCGTTCTGTCTCTCTAAGGGTGAGAGGCTgaagtaataataaagttgatttaaataatgatttacCACCATCATCAAAGTCAGGGTCAAAGCGCTGTATGAAACACATACAGCTGGTCTCAAAAAGAGTTGATTGTTAGCCCTGTAAGTGTAGCTACTCATGTTGAAAACAGgatgaatgccatcagcataaATACAATCTACAGTCTTGCTTTTGTAGCCGACGACCTAGTCACAGATGCAGAGGTGAAAGCAGACACTCTCCGAGGATGAAGGCACGTACGTCTCGGAAGTTTCCTTCATGCCTCCAGGTGTAGGAAAGCCGTGGATACAAGGATTAAGAACATGGTCATAGAAACCTGCATGCTATAGGCTTTAGAGGCATCTATAACCCTAGTGTTATAAGCAACATGACCAGGACAGAATAGttcttgtcaatatttacaCTCACTCCCTTCCTGACAGCATCGGACGTTCCTGTGAAGCTGACCTTCGCAAAGCCAGGGTCTGTATGAGCGATGTTTTAGCTGTTGCTGTACTCGCTATCATTGCACAGCGGAGAATATATTATGAACTGAATACATACATTTGAGATGAAGACGGATCGACATGGCATATGTCTCCGAACAGCTAGGAAACTAAGATTGTTCATGGACGGTTGCCATATGGCGGTGATGTGTTCGTGAGGCGGTCTGGTTTCTGAGTACAACATGTTGACGACTCTAATGCCGTCCCaaattttattcaaaagaaaactCAGTCCATCAAAAATATTGctccaaagataaacaataTAATATTGCAGACGTTTTGCGTTATAAATCCAGTTCGGTAGCATCGAGCTGTAAGAGGCGAATAAAGACGGATGACGGGATAGTGGCGTCACAGACTGTGGGTTTTCTTGCAAGCGATGGGTTTAATGTGAGCCAAGCGTCGGTCACAGCAACCTCTGGCGGCTTGCAGACgaagtcccccccccccacgtcTGACCTTTCGCCTGTCACGCGGGGTTTTGACTCACTGCAGCCGGCCAAGCCCCGCGGTAGCTGCTGGTGCAGGGTGACGACGGTGTGGAGAATAATCGATGTGCTGCGGACGCTCGAGACAACTTTTGCAAAACCCTGCGACAACACGCGCCGACCAGCAGCAAACACTAATTACCTCATTTGCCGTGCCAGCTGAAAAATGCGCTGTCCTTCATGTCTACCTTGTTCTCACGGCCTGCCTCTCTCCCACACATACATTTcattcacacagaaaaaaaaaaaaatgtaaaagcctGGCGTACATGTTATTATACAaagcttacattttatttatcacatCATAAAGAACTCAAGTCTGTAAACTTCTCTtccatatattttatattttttatttttacaagagCATAGTAaggaaaaaatcatttaagaataaaacgactttcaaattaatattttaaaaagtacagaaattACATCTTCGGTGTATCACAATCATTCATATTATATttcagaaaactattttttttttaagtttgataaTATTTCGTGTCACCTGTACAATGTTTCAATAGCATGTTTACATATGTCCACAACTCCCTTCCCCCTACCTCAAAAAATATAATCACTGGATATTTACATGactgtttaaatttttaaaagcaccTTTGACAAGCTGAAACAAAATTCTGAATATTCactctcaaaattaaaaaaattaataatagcATGATTTTTATTCTAATAATATCACaatgattttgtgttttttgtctATCCAAAAAGGTACATTATATGGCCACCTcctataattaattaaattttattgcatAGATCCCTGAGTAATTAGCTCTAAAATATCagatacatatttttaaaaaaacaaaaaacaaaaaaacaggtacattttttttccccagcaaaTCAACTAATTTGCCATCTTATTTATCTAAATAGATACAGAACACAGAgcagtggcataggaaccagGAGGCAAGAGGGGCAGctgccccctcaa
This is a stretch of genomic DNA from Pomacea canaliculata isolate SZHN2017 linkage group LG3, ASM307304v1, whole genome shotgun sequence. It encodes these proteins:
- the LOC112559282 gene encoding tubulin alpha-1A chain-like, with translation MRECISVHVGQAGVQMGNACWELYCLEHGIQPDGQMPSDKTIGGGDDSFNTFFSETSSGKHVPRVVFVDLEPTVIDEIRTGTYRQLFHPEQLVTGKEDAANNYARGHYTIGKEIVDLVLDRIRKLADQCTGLQGFLIFHSFGGGTGSGFTSLLMERLSVDYGKKSKLEFSIYPAPQIATAVVEPYNSILTTHTTLEHSDCAFMVDNEAIYDICRRNLDIERPTYTNLNRLIGQIVSSITASLRFDGALNVDLTEFQTNLVPYPRIHFPLATYAPVISAEKAYHEQLSVAEITNACFEPANQLVKCDPRHGKYMACCMLYRGDVVPKDVNAAIASIKTKRTIQFVDWCPTGFKVGINYQPPTVVPGGDLAKVQRAVCMLSNTTAIAEAWARLDHKFDLMYAKRAFVHWYVGEGMEEGEFSEAREDLAALEKDYEEVGVDSAEAEGDAEGEEY